GGGTGATCGCGAGCAGCTGGCGTTCGACCGGCGCCGACGAAACCGACACGGACGAGGCCAGGATGACGGTGGACAGGATGCTGGCGAAATTCATTTCTATCCTCGCAACAGGATGTGCCGCTCCCCCGGGGGCTGCGCTGATAGGCCCGTCGGCACGCGGCCAACGGAGCCGCCGCGGCGTGGGGGCCGGCGTGGCGGGTTGTGCTCGGCGGCACATGCCGTACGCCAGTTCTGGCCAGCATTGCTTTCACTATAGACAGGACGGCACGCAAGCACACGACGCTACGCAAGCCGCGCGCCACCTGCCGCGGTGCGCACCGCTGCCGGCGGCCCCGACGCCACCATTCACGCTGGCCGCGGCACGCATGCACTTTCTGCAGCTACTGTAAAAAGTACGGCGCGCGCGGACCGCGACTCATCACCGCATGATCTGCCAACCTGCGGCGCAAGGCGCACAACCGGCTTTTCCGCCCGGCGGGAACGGAGCTTGCAGGTCTGGAGCAGGTGCGGGCAACGTTGCGCCGCCCGCCGCTCACGCAGTACGGTGCGCCGTACAGGAGGATCGCCATGAAACTACGTACTCGCTCCCGCATTCGCCGCCTGGCGCTGCCGCTGGCGGTACTGGCCATGGCAGTTGCGCCGGCCGTGCCCGCGGCGCCCACCGATGCCCCCGCGGCGCCCTCCTCGACCGGCCGCACCGCCGCGCCGCGCGACACCGAAATCGCCAGCGACCGCGCCATCACCTCCGAAGTCCGTGCGCGCCTGGCAAGCGCCGGCACGCTGGATCCGGCCAGGATCCGCGTGTCGACCATGGACGGGGTGGTCAAGCTGGAAGGCTCGGTGCGGGACGACAAGCAGCGCGCCACGGCCATGGAGCTGGCACGCTCGGTGCGCGGCGTGACCGCGGTATCCGACGAACTCCGTGCCGGTACGGATTAAGGATGCCGATCTGGCATGACCCTTTGCCCTGGAGACACCATGAGCACCCATCGCCAACCCGACCATGACACCACCCGGCGCCGCAGCGAGCCCCGGCCGGATCCGCACAAGGGCGGGCCTGACACCGAACATGAGCGTGGCAAGCCGGGACGCGACCGCCGCCACGATGTCGAGCGCGAGCACGACATTCCCGACGAGAACGGCGAGCCGCCCTCGGTCAAGCGCCGCGGCGGCAATCCGGAGGAAAGCGAACCGCCGGTGGAAAACACCTGACCGCTGCCACGATGCCATACCGCACCGCACAGGAGAGACCATGAGCAAGACCGTACGTACCGGCGCGCGCCACGGGGACCGTGTCGGCCGCAGCATCGTTGGCACGCGGCGCGACGGCGCACAAGCTTCCGCCGGCGGCCGCCGGCCGCGCGACAAGACCGCGACGGGCGCCGCGCGGGCACAGGCCGGTAGTATCCCCAGCACGCTGGATCCGGATCTCGAGCAAGAGACCGGCGACATCGAGAGCGAGATCGAGCAGCGCGACGAAGACGCGCACATGCCGCCGGAAGACGAAACCCCCGAAGAAGAGATTGCCGACGAGGTGGTGCGCGCGGCCGAAGGGCTGCCGGCCGAGGTGCCGGTCGACAAGGCCGACCGTACCGACGATCGCGACGAGCACCCGCCCCATCCGCCGCGGACGGGCAAGGACTGACGCCAAGGCAAGGGAAAGAGCGGGAAAGAGCGGGAAAAGAGCGGGAAAAGAGCGGGAAAAGAGCGGGAAAAGAGCGGGAAAAGAGCGGCGGCGCAGTGAACCTGCGCCGCCGCTCTCGCCATTCTCCTGCCCCTCATTCGGAAGCCAGCAACCCGTAGCGCTGCACGCGGATGTGGTTGATCACGTCGTGCACCCCGAACACGCGCTCCGCAATGTCCTCGATATCGTACTTGGTGTGGCGGTCGTTGACCTTGCCTTCCAGTGTCACCACGCCCTCCTGCACGCGCACCTCGACGTCGCTGACATCGAGTTCGTCATCGCGCGCCAGCCGGTTGCAGACCTCATCGTGGATGCGGTCGTCGTCGCGCCGGTAGTTGCGCGGGCCGGCGGGACGGCGCTGCGAGGGGGTGTCCCACTCGTCGGCAAAGTCGTCATAGCCGAATGCCTCGCGTTCATAGCGCTCGTCTTGCCAGCGCCGGTAGCCATAGCGCTCAGGCTCGCCATAGCCGCCATAGTCTCCATCTCGCTGATGACGCTCGTAGGCGCTG
This genomic interval from Cupriavidus oxalaticus contains the following:
- a CDS encoding BON domain-containing protein yields the protein MKLRTRSRIRRLALPLAVLAMAVAPAVPAAPTDAPAAPSSTGRTAAPRDTEIASDRAITSEVRARLASAGTLDPARIRVSTMDGVVKLEGSVRDDKQRATAMELARSVRGVTAVSDELRAGTD
- a CDS encoding BON domain-containing protein, which codes for MRQSDDNYLRRRADRLYGSNDQGYSGIPAQSRNRRQRGLSGGRYGNTAERLPRDQTQDVTPGDEEWYGMYIEEWRWPAERPPYAASGRDDARYEEEWSRRRPAGAGRSAYERHQRDGDYGGYGEPERYGYRRWQDERYEREAFGYDDFADEWDTPSQRRPAGPRNYRRDDDRIHDEVCNRLARDDELDVSDVEVRVQEGVVTLEGKVNDRHTKYDIEDIAERVFGVHDVINHIRVQRYGLLASE